Within the Fusarium keratoplasticum isolate Fu6.1 chromosome 1, whole genome shotgun sequence genome, the region AGCAAACTTGACTGTGCTGGGGATCGAGTACTCGTGCTCGAGGTTCTGGTTCTTGGGGGGCTCGGCGCGGCCGGCATggctctcgaggtcgagttcgcccttggtctcgagaTCTCTCTCCtcggaggagaggagagggacgGGCTCCTCATTGTTGGGACGAGACATTGTGCTGGTGATGTTGGAGTCGCTTTTCGCAGAGGAGAATGCGCCGGGTTcagatgaagatggggtCGAGAGAGGGTGACAGTGGTGAGGAGGTCGAGTGCTAGAGAGTTTACCGTGTGCGCTCTATTGTCGTCGGGTCTCTAGCATGCTAATCTCGGGGGACCGATtcgctgatgatgaggatggaggatgatgatgaatcgACGCGCAGCAAAGTCGATTACGGATGTAAATGATGATGGGCACGGAGCGGCCGAGGTCGTCAAAGGTTTGAAGTTGTAGGTGTAGAGTGGAAACGTAACACGGAGAAGCGAAGAAAATACAGGggccgccaaggccaagaccaagaccaagagggagagggaggagaagggggcGGGATGGACGGAGCGGAGGCAGGAGACAGAAGTCAAAAGTAGTAGCGAGCGATTGGACCCAACAGGTGAGACAGAAAGGAAGTGCAGACTCGTGGgaatgcgatgcgatgcgataatgaaaagaagaagagactcgcaagagaagaggggaattaaaaaattaaagggaggagaagggaggAGGGAtatgggatggggatggggatggggatggagcgCGGCGGGCGGATGACGGGCAGCGAAGGTAGCGTAGCGTGTAGCGGCCTCTGCTTATGGGCGGCGCTTGTCAGCACAGCACCTCCCAGGTCGCTTCCAAACCTCATCAGCGTCCATCCGACCTGGACTTCAAGGGAGGGTCCCCCGGCCTCTCTCCGCTGACTGGCTCGGGCAGGATTTCAAGTTTGGTCGCAGCAACCATCCATTTGCGAGGTACCCCGTGCCAAAGTACCCAACCCACATGGCCACCCGGGGGGGCAGGGCTGTGCCAAATTAAGTGAACAAGTGTCAGCATTGGCGGAACCTACGAGGACCTGCCAGCCAGCGCTAAGCCCAAGTTCTCACCCGGAGGGGAGCTAGATGTGCATATTTTCTACTGCAGCGGGAAATTACATCGAGGTCTCGATGGTGGGCAAAGGAATTATAAGAGGAACGAACGGATTCTACCTTTTTCTTTGGGCTGTTGCACCTCAGCTGCGAGGGGAGAAGCTCCGACAGTGCACAACAGTATGTACAGTACATATTCCaaacagacagacagacattCGGGTAGAGAACACGAATTGAATCCACTACCTTAATTAACCGTTTGTCGATCAGACAGACACTCATCACTCCTCCGTCGGACTCCGGCACCATACGTACCAAAGGTTACCTGCACAAGACCACCCTCACATTGCAATTAACccccccttcccctcccctgACCGACATCTGGATTGAGCTGAAAGGGACCATAAAGCAAACGAACGATCTGGGTCTCTTAGATGCATCCAGGTCACCCTATCTGTCCCGAGATTCATTGGAACGCGTTTTGCTTCAATCAATCCAGGGGTCGAGAAAAGGGGGCGGGGGCAAAATCTGAGCACTAGGAAGATCGCTGGGAAACCCGCACTTGTTTTGGTCCAATCACAGCGTCGTGTGCTGACATATTCGATAGCGCGGGATGGGACTGCATCCAGGGGCCGTCACCACTGACGCGCGATTCTTTTCTTGAATGATGGAACCGCGTTGGGACGGTGTCGTTCATTGCCTTTGGATGGGGTACGATAAAAGGATCACTGGATAATGGCAAGGAGGATAAGGAATCAGCTGGTGAAACTGACTCCCATTGCTATGTAACAGACTGATTATTCCCATATCCATCTCATGCTTGCCCAACATCCTTCTTGATCAACACTTACATCCCCAATCTGCTCAGGCAATAAGCGAGAAGGGGGCACGTCATCCTGCACAAGAGACGAACCAACAAGCAAGGGGCAgaatttttttcttttatcCGGGTGTACTTTAAACGCTCGTGCCTTGTGGTATGTGCTCTCTCCAACGTCGCCGATCGAAGAAAGATGTCTAGCCCACCCACACACGACTAGCCCTACAGAACAAGGGCGCGAGCTATCAGATAAATCCCACTTGCGGCGCGGGAGCTATTGAATGCATGCCGTCTGGGAATAGGGGCATCATCCGAACCCGGGTCCAACAGACAAGGTTGTCGTTCATCCTGAAATGTGTCACTTGGTAGAAGCTGTTGTATTCATATGTATGCAGTATGGTCCAGACGAAGCTCGGTCGTCATGTCTGCATCAAGTTGATGAGAAAAATCCCTGCCCAGACGACCACATCTCCCATCATCCTCTTTCCATCTGCCATGCTCCATTCTTACCCCTTGCCGTCATCCCAAACGCCACACGTGGCGGCGGAGCCCAAGTAAAGAGACCACCCCTTCATGTCCCAAGTTCTTGGCATCAAAAGCCTTCCCGCAAGATTGATAGCTCATGTGGCTTGCGATCTGGCATGAGATGAAAAGGCCGGTTACTTTTGCACTACTTGACACGGTTGTTTCTTGTACGAAAAAAAAGACGTTAAGCTATCAGTGTCGCGAACCGAGACGCCTCTCAAACGGCTTGACGGCCGGAATGCTTGAGAAACCTTGCTTCTTTTGAATCAACAGGGTTAGCAGATGATTCAGACAGGTCCCAGAGACCCGTCAGATCGACCGACCCCTGAGCCTGGTCTTAGAGCCCGTCCTTGAGAGACAGCCCTAGCCGCGTTTTTACGTACTCTGCGCTCGGCTGTTGGGCTGTAACATTCATATCCCTCGCCCTGCGGCTGATGAGTCTGTCAGCGTGTCATTTTGACAGCTCACGGTATTGAGGCTCCTCCATCGGCATACTATGTCAAGCATGCCCACTCAGAAATAGAACAGCTGATTACACTACCTTAGGGCGTTGTTACCTACCTAGCTGAAATTCATCGCCAAGAAATACGCATTAGCTCCAGTCCAGGTTACAGACTTGGAAAGCATATCAATCCGAACTCCCAAACCCCGATTCCAGCCCCAACTCCGCAAATAGCAAAGGTACCCTTCTGAAAGGCCGATCCAGATCACAGAGGAGCGTTAGTGAAGAGGTACGAGACGGACTCGCCGTTGTGGGTTCTCCGAATGGCCTAAGGGAAGGTGAGTATGCCTGTCACGTATATTGCGGTCCAGCCATGTTAGACCTACCTCAGCCAGAGTTCCAGACACATCAATCACCTTAAGCTTGGGGCAGCGTTCAACCTTGTCGCCAACTAATCCGTTGGTCAGTGTAAGTCAGAATCACAATAAACCTGACAGTAAATGGAAGTAGGAGGGAGTTCTTGGTCTAGGAGACTTACGCGGCACAGCTATTAAACTTATTAGCAGTAAGTCAACCACATCCTACAGGGATAACTCACTGTTGGTTACGACCAAGCCAGAAAGGCAAGAATTGTTAATAGTCTCAATGGCATTACCACTGAGAATTCCGTGGGTAACAATCGCAAAGACCTGACGGGCCCCATGCTCATTAAGCGTGGCCGCCGCCTTTGCAAGCTACAAAGAGAAGTCAGTTCCGTAAACGACAAAGAAACAAAAGGCAAGTTGTCAGGATCGTACAGTTCCACAGGTATCCGCCATATCATCCACAATGATAGCAGCCTTATCCTTAACATCACCGACCAGCACCATCCGGCCGACGACGTTAGGACGTGGACGCTCCTTGTGGATCAAAGCAAATGCAGTCTTAAGACGATCAGCAATAGATGTCGCACGCTTCGCGCCTCCAGCATCAGGTGAGACAATGACGCAGTCGTCAATGTTTAGATTCTCCCGGATCCATCGAAAGATGGAAGGCTCAGCAAAGAGGTTGTCCACGGGCACGTTGAAGAAGCCCTGGATTTGCGAGGCGTGCAGGTCCATCGTGATGACATGGTCCTGACCATCTTGTAAGCGATACACACGTGGCTTAGGGGAACAGGGATTCTCACGACACCAGACACCTGCAGCATGTTTGCCATCAGCCTCGCGCTGATTGGGGCGCGCgacttgtccttcttgtcctgtCTGCTGTAGGGAAAGAAGGGGAGGACGACGGTGATGCTTCGAGCTGAAGCGCTGCGGCAAGCATTGGCCGTGATAAAGACCTCCATGATGCCATCGTTGACCTGGCCCGGCGCGACCGACTGAACGATGAATACATCCTCATCACGAACCGACTCGCCGATGGAGACGCTCGTCTCCTGGTTCGAGTACTTCAGGCATATGGTGTTTGCGACAGTGATGCCGAGTCTGCAGGGGTTGGTTAGCCCAATCAGATCCTTGTGCTCACCAGCGTGGGGTTTgtgcatcatcatcatcatcatcatgactgcTCGACGTACCGGGTGGCCATCAGGGAGCTGAGCTCCGGGTGGCCACTCCCCGAGAGGAGCTTGATATCGTTGGCCATTTGATCCAGCATTGTTGGTGAAGCGAGTGATTGATAGGTAGCTGGCAGTGTTTGCGAAGAgagctccttggccgagGACGGGAGCTACGAAAGATCTGCTCGTCAAAGAGGTTGCAGGATCACGTGCAACCTCCAAcggcctctttttttttctgctcCGGCCTTTTTTGCCAATTGAGTTTAAATGTAGAAGAACAATAGCGGCCATAATTCGGTGTTCTCGGATAGTGCTGGCAATGGCATGTGAGATGACTAACCCACTTCATCTTGAAGTTGAGATATCAACTCCATGGACAACAATGTCGCATACATCACCCCACCAAAAGATAAGAAACACGCCTCAAACTTGATGATAGACGGAGCTATCAAAGCTCCAGAACCGAGACGTGCACCATCTAATCCGAGTCCGTGCTCGCATACGTATGTGTCTATACACCACATGTCAACATACGAGCACCACCCGACCACCACACGAGCAACTGCCATCGATCGCGTTATCCATGCGCAGAGCCGAAAGAGCAGGGATGTGAAAGGGGTTGGCGGATTGGAATAATAAGAGACGAGTACCCAAGTTGATTTGGCCATTCCGAAGGCGCCGGTGGTTGAAATTTGAACATGTTTTTGACCACTTACAGGATATCATCAAGGTTGAGTAAATCGGCTATACATATCTACACCAAGTAACAACACCACCGCTTGCGAAACAATCCATCATCAGATGTTATGCTATACTTCCGCCCCCTCTAGGTTGGACAACGGCACGTAtccttcctccttcttcacctttcttcttcccagAACCTCACGCACCcagccaaagatgccacGTCCGCCCTTCCAGTGCAGGCCACCGTGAGGAGCTGCAGCCGCCTCGTCCATCCACCTAGGTCTCTTCCAGAACTTGAGCAGGAGGCTACTTACAACGACGCTAACGCTGCTGCACGCCATTGCGAAGCCTGCCATcatgggatggatgtggaGGCCGAGAGGAAGGAAGAAACCCATGGCGATGGGCAGTCCGACAAGGTTGTACAGGCACGCCCACGCaaggttgagcttgatgcgACGGAAGATGCAGCGTGTGAGGTTGAGTGCTGCAGGAATGTCCATCAGATCTGTCGGGCGCATGAGCACCAGGTCTGCGGCCTCCATGGCTACATCTGTGCCGCTGGCCATGGCGATACCGACATCAGCCGTCACCAACGCAGGAGAGTCGTTGATaccatcgccaaccatgGCGACGATCTCACCCTGCGCTTGAATCTCCTTCAGAATAGCCTGCTTCTGGTCGGGACTGACACCAGCGTAGACGTTGTCAGGGGAGATGCCAACTGCAGCGGCGACGCTGAGGGCAGTGGACCGTTGATCGCCAGTCACGATGGCTGTCTTGACGCCCATCTGATGAAGCACCGAgatggcggcagcagcacccTCCTTGATGGAGTCGGCCAAGCAGAGGTGGCCGCCATAAGAGCCATCGATGGCCACAAAAATGTTGGTCGTGCCAGTAGCGGGTGCCTTTCCTGCTGCCTTGCTCGCGCTCGAGTTGAGATGCTCTGACGCCTCAATAGCTTCTTCGGGCACTTCAACTCCGTTATCCTGCAGGAACGCAACGTTTCCAAGAAGCACACGATAACGAGCGCGGTCAACAGCTGACGCAGGTTCAACCAGAGCGTTCACACCCTTCCCGACGGCCGCCTTGAACTCTCCGACACTGCCTTCAATGACGCCATCCACTTCAATGTCCAGTTCAGTACGGGCTCCTGCGAGAACGGCTTTACCCACGGGGTGTTCGCTACCCATCTCAGCAAGACCAACAATGGTCCACCAAAGTCGACGGCGCCATCCATTGTCATCCCATGCAGATTCAATGCTGTACTCAGCAACACTCATCTTACCATGGGTGATAGTGCCGGTCTTGTCAAGGACGATCTGGGTCACCTTGGTAGTCCTCTCGAGGGCTGCGCCGCCCTTGATCAGGATACCATTCTCAGCGCCAACACCTGTGCCGACCATGACGGCGGTGGGCGTGGCCAGACCAAGGGCGCAGGGGCATGCAAAAACGACGACGGAGATGCAGAGCTTAAGACAAACCATAACCTTGCCGCCGCTTGCGTCCTGCAGGAAGATCTTGGGTGGGTTGGAGAGAACATGACTAAGAACCATCCAGCAGAGGAACGTCGACACTCCCAGAACCAGAATGGTAGGGATAAAGTAGCCAGCAATGGTATCGGCGAGCCGCTGGATGGGTGCCCGGGTTGTTTGCGCATCTTGGACCAGCTTGACGATCTGGCTAAGCTGAGTATCACGTCCAGCACGGGTGACTCGAAGGTCGACTCGACCGTCGCCATTGACAGTACCGCCAATGACGTTGTCGCCCACTCGCTTCTGGACGGGCATCGCTTCGCCCGTCACCATACTCTCATCAACATAGGTCTCACCACGGACAAGCACTCCGTCGGCGGGAAGCTTGTCGCCAGGTCGGAGAACTACTATGTCACCAACCTGTAACAGCTCTGTAGGGATGAGTTTCTCTTCGAAGGCTGACCCACCAAGACCAGGAGTCCTGGGGGTTCGGGGTGTAGTTGAGTCCTTGTCCCAAGTCTCAGCAGCCTTTTCAGCAGCAATTGGATCCGCGTAGATAGTCGCCATAGGAGGCGCCAGAGACATGAGGCGAGAAAGGGCCTTGGAAGTCTGACCCTTGGCACTATTTTCCAGATAACGTCCGAGAGTGATGAAGGTGATGAGCATGGTGCTCGTATCGAAGATGGTGCTAGGCCTTGTGTGAGGGGGAACAAGCAGTGAAACTACCATTGTAAGGATGCTGAAGAAAAAGGCGCACGACGTGCCCAGCATCACCAGGACATCCATCGTAGGGGAACGGTGCTTGAGGGACTTGTAGGCGGAAATGTAAAATCGCTTTCCAACGCCGAATTGGACGGGTATCGTGAGCAACAAACAGATAACGTCGCCGAGAAACAGGCCGGGGGCTAGCTCGTAACCTCCAAAGTCGAGCTTAGGCGAACACATTGGCAGTATCATGCCAATGATAAAGACAGGAATAGCAAAAGCTAGAGAAGTGCGGAAAGCCGTTCGCCATTCGTTGATCTCGCGGGTCTTGGCCAGGGACTCGAGCTGGGCATTGTTATCCTGGTTATCCGCGACGAGGGCATTGTAGCCCGCCGCCTCAACGGCCTCAACAATAGCTCGCAGGCCGATAACGCTGGGCtggtggttgatggtgaGTCGCGAGGAGGCAAGGTTCAACGAAACGGAGTCGACGCCGTGATGCGAAGCTAATGTAGCCTCCAAAGCTTCCGCTGCAGCCGCATCGGGAACACCGTAGACCCTGAACTGCGCATTGGATGACGAGCTGCTGGGGTGGTCGCCGGCGGACTGCGTAGAAAGAATCTCGGCGTCGAATCCCCGGTCGTCAATGATTTCTGCAATCTTCTCCGGTGAAAGCTTGGTGACGTCGTGCGTGATGACAGCTCGTTCCGCTAGCAGGCTGATGTTGAATTTCAGGACACCTTCTAGACCCTTGAATCCACCCTCAACGGCCGACGTGCATGCGCCGCACGTCATGCCTTCGATGGCAACTGTCGTGATGGCGACGTCGCCGACGCTTCCAGAATCCTTCGTCTTGTCCGCGGCCGACTTTCCCGAGTCGATAATCGTAGCGTCGAAGCCTCGgtcctcgatgatctcggcAATCTGCTCCGCGGTGAGCAGATCGGGGTCGTGCTCGACGACGGCTCGCTCGGATAGTAGAGAGATGCTAAAGCTCTTGACACCCGGGACATCCTTGAAGCCGCCCTCGACAGCAGAGGTGCAGGCGCCGCAGGTCATGCCCTCGACGGCAACGGTAGTCGTGACAAAATCGTCGTCTCCAtcgaggatgttgatgccacTGGTGGGCTTGAAAGCAGGGCTCGGAAGGTCGGTAGAGAGGACTTCGGCGTCAAAGCCTCTATCCTCGATAATTTCTTGAATCTGAGCGGCAGAGATGACATTGGGATCGTGCATGACGACTGCGCGCTCCATAACCAGACTGACTGAGACGTTTCCGACACCATCGACGCCCTTGAAGCCAGCTTCAACAGCAGAAGTACATGCGCCGCATCTGTAGAGGAATAGGCGTTAGTAATATATCCAAAGCCATGTCCGGCCAAGGATTTCTCGGCATGGCGGAGCCGGAATGTCCGgaggctgttgatgttggggCGAGCAAGCAACTCACGTCATACCGTCCACGCGGAGAGCCGTGGTAGCGAGGTGGGCGCCGGCGCGAGCGCTCCTGGGGACGGAGAGGGCGGCATCCGCAGCGCCAACGTCATTGCCCTGTTCCCTCGAGGGGATCTGAATATACGAGGGAGCCATGGCGACGGACGGGTTATGGCCCGCGAGCCTCCTCGTTTGATTGATATGCTCTCCAAGAGCACCGATAGCGGGAagtggttgttggtgataaGAGAGACAGAGGCGGGCGGAGTCGATGGAACGTGGTTCTCGCGGTTAATTAGTCGTGGTGGTTGGTTGGCTGACTGTGCTGGGTTCGTTCCCCAGTAGTTTTGGTCCCTCAGTTCGCTATTCCAGCCACGGGCATTTGGTGGAAATCAATTCGTATCGCAACAACGATGATGAAATTCAGCCAAGAATAAAGCGAGCAGTAGCTCGGGCAGAAGGGAAAAGGTAAAGGAAAAGCCGCAATGAGGAAACGCAGCTAAAAGCAGGTAGGTAGCAGGCAGACTAAAGGAAAATGGAGTAGAAAACAACAGCTGATGCTGATTGATAACGTTAAGTGAATGAGGCTGGAGAACGACGCCACTGGACCCCGAAGACCGGCTTCTTTCTTGTCGAGCTGAGGCGGGTCGTCGTTCGATTGATCGAGGCGTCAGTAATCGAGACTGGGCGATTTTGTCGTTAGTAACAAGACGAAATGGGTACAAAATGAATGACCACTTGggtgagaagagaaaaaaaaagaggacGCCTAGACCAGGACGAGAACCAGGACATGACATGCGACGGATGCGACGGCATTTTATTGCCCATTCGCACCCAGGCTCAGGGGAACGGACTCACACACCTCTTAGCACAGCATTACCAAGGACGGCCGCAGCGCAGAGAGCaggcttctcagccagaTTATCCCAGATCCGAAGCAGTTTTGACGAGGTCTTGGCTCAGCGGCTGTTGCGGCCAAGTTCCAGATTTGGACCAGTTCCCGGACGGTTTGACGTTGTCCGACAAGTCTCGTTGGTGGGATTGATGATGAGACAGGGAGCGTCTGCAGGAGCCGCGGAAATCTTTGTTGCAGGGGTATCCGTCAGTCAAGGGTCTTTTTGCCTTCTTGTTCTGTCGCTTGCTAGTGCAGAACAATGAACGCTCTGTCCCGTCCCGTTTGTCGCCTGCGGATGCTGGCACCACAATGGATTCGACTGGAGCTTGGGGCGCGCAAGGCCTGAGACGCTGGGGCGGTATTCTTGGGCGTGATCCACCCGCTGGGCAAGTCGCTCTTCCTTGTGAAGCGATTGGCCGAATGATACAAACGGGGAATGTGATCCACGCTTCTGATGCACTGGTGGTGCAGTTGGAAAAAGAGTGTGTGTGCAGTgcaagttggaggagggtgagtGAGAGAGTCGCTGCAACCACACAGGAGAGGCGCAACTGACCCGTGTTTATATTTGCATTGCTGTCCACATCTGCCGTCTCACTCTTTGCCTAAGAGAGCACTGCCGATGCTCCGTAGTTTCCTGTTTCGTGATGTCGCCATCCCACGCCCTCAAAGACGTGAGTGTCGATCTCTCGCGGGGGCAGCCTCCGATTGACCTTGCCGTCCAACCAGACTTTGACTTTGCCAAGCTATCGAGGCTAGGCTCAGTGTCGGTCGCTGAACAGACATGAACTTGTCCAGGAAGACGCAGAGGGTTGTGATGGTTAATTTCAAGCTTCACTCTTTCGACCTAGGAGCCGTCGATCGCAACTCTGTCACCAGCGTTTTGACGACGTTTACCAATCACCGTCTGCAACTAAGACGGCAGTGTCTTGATGTCTTGTAAGACGCCATGCCGCCCAAGAGTGAGATGCAAGCCGGGTCTCACTTGTTCCGACAGCTCGTGTAAGCGTGGCTACATCCAGCTGAGGCTGTAGGTCAGCTGCGCAGCCGTGGCCGAGGACGATTTGGCAAGATGGCAAAGGTTCCGGCAGTAGCGTGTGCTTATTCGGGGACGCCTGTGTAACACAGTTTGGAACATGCATCCGTGCTTTGTCGAAGGAGTAGACAACTGACTGCAAATTGCTGACTCCAGCCATCGCATTCAAACGCCGCTGAAAACCTAACTATGCTGAGTTCGATCACCTGGGTTAGATCAGTGCTCCGGTGCACACGTGTCCATTAGTAGTCAGTATTGTGCATTGCTGGTGTTGTGATTGATCAAGTTGATGGTGCTTGCGTTAGGTAGCCACATCTAATTGACCAAATAGTCTTTTGTTAAGCAATATCCGCATAAGCATACACATAGGTAGTGAAATAAAACATATTTTACGTGAACAAGAGACATGGAGTAATCGAGAAACCGTCCATGTTGTTTCAATAAGATTTCCCAACGGCAACGGCCCGTCGGCACGATGTCGTAGGGTAAGTCAACTTCAACTTTCTGAGTCTGAGCTCGCATTCCTCAAAATGACCCCACGACTCTTCCCCACAGGATGAGCCCCGCGCCGCCACAGGCCCCCAGCCTCACCTCCGGACAAGCTCCAACATGCAACTGCATCTGCCTATTACTTCAGCAACTTCAAGTAACCAACAAAACACAAGGAACCAGGCATCACCGGCGAATTATCCAGCTGGGAAGAACCTGAGTAAAACGAAGCCCAAGAGTTATACGACCCTCCCCAATCCAACGGCCGCTGAACATTCCGACTCTGTTCATTGTCTTGTAACCGTGAACCTCCACCCCGCGAGGCTGTAGCCTCAACCGCAGCCCATCATGGAGCAGACAAAAGCTCTCAACGCCCTCGAGGTAAGCCCTCGAACTCATAGTTGATTGACATGATAGACACTGACACTCGATAGCCCTTTCTCGCTCTCTCCAAGTCGGCCACATCTccccgcgccgccgccgacctcGTCACCCGAGCCACCTCCGCCCAAAACACCTTTCTCTTCACCGAGCTCCTCCAAACACCCGCCATCCAGGGCCTCACTGGTTCAGAGTTCGCGTCACACCTCACACTCCTCCAGACATTCGCCTATGGCACATACGCTTCCTACAAAACGACCGAGGGTCTGCCCGCCCTCTCAGAGGCCCAGGCAACAAAGCTCCGTCAGCTCTCGCTCCTCACACTAGCCCGAGACAGAAAGAACCTATCCTACGCCGCGCTACAGGATGCCCTCGACTTGCCCGGAGACCGTGAAGTTGAGAACCTTGTCATCTCGGCCGTTTACGCCGGTCTTCTCCAT harbors:
- a CDS encoding Ribose-phosphate diphosphokinase — encoded protein: MLDQMANDIKLLSGSGHPELSSLMATRLGITVANTICLKYSNQETSVSIGESVRDEDVFIVQSVAPGQVNDGIMEVFITANACRSASARSITVVLPFFPYSRQDKKDKSRAPISARLMANMLQVSGVDHVITMDLHASQIQGFFNVPVDNLFAEPSIFRWIRENLNIDDCVIVSPDAGGAKRATSIADRLKTAFALIHKERPRPNVVGRMVLVGDVKDKAAIIVDDMADTCGTLAKAAATLNEHGARQVFAIVTHGILSGNAIETINNSCLSGLVVTNTVPLGDKVERCPKLKVIDVSGTLAEAIRRTHNGESVSYLFTNAPL
- a CDS encoding PCI domain-containing protein, with translation MEQTKALNALEPFLALSKSATSPRAAADLVTRATSAQNTFLFTELLQTPAIQGLTGSEFASHLTLLQTFAYGTYASYKTTEGLPALSEAQATKLRQLSLLTLARDRKNLSYAALQDALDLPGDREVENLVISAVYAGLLHATLDPARAAVQVTSVAPLRDLAPGAIPDLATALKKWSDRCTSTLGDLETQIKDIQTAATARQREQRAADDKLKQQVSDAQEGSARAFGMTGLTREMINRRGLNKRPVMEVGSLPESELMDVDESEEEKKRASKRKM